The following are from one region of the Candidatus Neomarinimicrobiota bacterium genome:
- a CDS encoding MerR family transcriptional regulator — protein sequence MIASQIQDRLSDKTRPVFTIGVAADLIGVSVHTLRMYETEGLILPQRTSTQRRLYSQVDIERLLCIRTMIEERGFNLAGIKAILSMAPCWAIKGCSESDRTGCDAYEHALEPCWVVKTKAKGCQEEDCAQCPAYLEVTTCHNMKSFLKEHWKNA from the coding sequence ATGATCGCCTCACAAATACAAGACCGCCTCTCAGACAAAACCCGTCCGGTTTTTACCATCGGAGTAGCTGCTGATCTGATCGGTGTCTCTGTACATACTTTAAGAATGTATGAAACAGAAGGTCTGATCCTGCCTCAGCGTACCAGCACCCAACGACGCCTATACTCCCAGGTAGATATTGAACGATTGCTATGCATCCGCACCATGATCGAAGAACGTGGTTTTAACCTGGCTGGTATTAAAGCCATCCTGTCCATGGCTCCCTGCTGGGCTATCAAAGGCTGCAGTGAATCGGACCGGACTGGATGCGATGCTTATGAACATGCCCTGGAACCGTGCTGGGTGGTCAAAACCAAAGCAAAGGGATGTCAAGAAGAAGACTGTGCTCAATGCCCGGCCTACCTCGAAGTTACTACCTGTCACAACATGAAATCATTTTTAAAAGAACATTGGAAGAACGCATGA